From the Streptomyces sp. SN-593 genome, the window GCTCAGGACGACCGACCCCGCCAGCACGGCGACGATCACCGCCAGGCTGACCAGGGAGGGGATCTCCGGCACGCTGTGGCTGATCGTCTTGTGCGCGGCCTGAAGGATCAGCTTCACCGCGATGAACGCCAGGATGACCGCCAGGCCCTTGCTCAGGTAGTGGAAGCGGTCCAGCAGCCCGGCCAGCATGAAGTACAGCGCGCGCAGGCCGAGGATGGCGAAGGCGTTGCTGCTGTAGACGATGAACGGGTCGTCGCTGACCGCCAGCACCGCGGGCACGCTGTCCACGGCGAACACCAGGTCGGCCGCCTCGATGGCGACGACCACCGCGAGCAGCGGCGTGGCGACGCGCCGGCCCGCCTCCCGGACCAGGAACCTCGCCCCGCTGTACTCCTCGCGGACCGGGACGACCTTGCCCAGCAGCCGCACGGCCAGGCTGCGCCCCGGGTCGAACTCCTCGTCCTCGCCCCGCAGGATCTTGTAGACGCTGTACAGCAGGATGGCCGCGAAGACGAACAGCACCGCGGAGAACCGGGTGACCACCGCCACGCCCGCCGCCAGGAAGATCCCGCGGAAGACCAGCGCGCCCAGGACGCCGAAGAACAGCACCCGGTGCTGGTAGGGGCGCGGCACCTTGAAGTAGCCGAAGATCAGGGCGAAGACGAACAGGTTGTCGACCGACAGGCTCTTCTCCAGCAGCCAGGCGGTGGTGTACTCCACGCCCGCCGTGGTGCCGAGCACGCCGAAGACCAGGCCGGCGAAGACCACCGCGAGGCCGACCCAGAACCCGCTCCACAGCGCGGCCTCCCGGAAGCCGATCACATGCGTGTCGCGGTGGGCCAGCAGGTCGACCGCCAGGGACCCGATCACGACAGCGGCGAACGCGAGCCACAGCCACAGCGGTACGTCGGGCACCTGGCCCTCCTCGGGTACGGCGGGGACACGGACACGGGCTACCGTCTGCGCCCAAGCCTGGCCGACCCGGCCGCCGATGTCCTGCGACGCGGCCGGCCCTCCCGGCGGGCCCGCGGGCCCGCCGGCACCGGGGCCGTCCCAACGCGGCGTCCATCTGCGGAAGTTCCGTGACGTTTCTGCGGTGAACGGTCTAGGCCGTGCAGGTGACTAACGGCTTGCCCAACTATGCATCAAAGGCAGGCACAGGAAACGTATGGGTTTGGCAATGAAGCCGTGCCGTGTGCGACGGCCTCACCTGCCCTCCGGCAGGCGCCTTCCACCCCCACGAGGAGTCACGATGAAGTTGAAGTACGGAAGCAAACTGCGCGAGGACATCGCCGCGCCGGGCACCACACCCCTGATCGGCGTCTACGACATGTACTCGGCGTCGCTGGCCGCGGAGCACTTCGACGGCATGTTCGTCTCGGGCTTCGGGTTCGCCGCGTCGTACTACGGGCTGCCCGACATCGGGTTCATCGCCTGGCCGGACATGGTGGCCTTCGTGCAGCGGCTGCGCGGCGCCTTCCCCCGCCACCACCTCCTCGTGGACATCGACGACGGCTACGTGGACCCGGAGGTGGCCTGCCACGTCGTGGAGGGTCTGGAGCGGATCGGCGCCTCGGGCGTGATCCTGGAGGACCAGAAGCGGCCCCGCCGCTGCGGCCACGCCGACGGCAAGCAGGTCCTCCCGCTGGAGGAGTACCTGGAGAAGCTGGAGATGGTGCTCGCGACCCGCCGGGACCTGGTCGTGGTGGCGCGCACGGACGCGACGGAGGAGGAGGACATCCTGCTCCGGGCGGAGCGGCTGGCCGCCACGGACGCCGACGTCGTCCTGGTGGACGGCGTCCGCAGCGTGGAGTGGATGCGGCGGATCCGCGCGGCGGTCGGTGACAAGCCGCTGCTGTTCAACCAGATCGCGGGCGGCAAGTCGCCCCGGCTGTCGCTGGGCGAACTGACCGAGCTCGGCATGGACGTGGCGATCTACAGCACCCCGTGCCTGTTCGCCGCGCACGCCGCGATGGAGTCGGCGCTGCTCGAACTCAAGGCCACCGACGGCCGTCTGCCCGCCGTGGACCCCGCGCAGGGGATCGGCGTGGCGGCGTCCACGAGGCTGCTGGAGCGGAACATCGCCCGCCACCACCCGGAGCCCGAGACGGTCGGCGCATGAGCCTGCCGCGTCGGGCCGCGGGCCGCCCGCGGCCCGTCCCCGCCCCCGTCCCCGCCCACGCCACTCCCGCCGCCGGCCCGGCCGCGGGCGGGGCGGCGGGGGAAGGGCCGGTTCCCCGATGAGCGCGGACTTCCCACGGGCCCGGGCACGGGCACGGACCCGGGCCCGTGCCCGTACGGTACTGCTGCTGACCGCGGCGGCGCTGGGCTGCGCCGCGGCGCCGGCGGTGGCCGACGGGAGCCTGGTCACCGTCCTGGACAACTCGCACTCCGACTCGATCCTGGAGGTGGACCGGACGGCCAACCTCCAGACCGGCCACGGCGACGCCGGCAGCGACCACGACGGCAGCGCGGTCGACGCCCTGGAGGTCCTCTTCGGCGCGGGCGGCCAGGGTGAGGACGGTGACGACTGAGCCGACCGGCGGAAGACGGTAGGCGTCCGCGCGGGTCCTCCGGGGTTCCCGTCACCGGGTGTTCCGGGGGATGGCGTGCGGCGCCGGGCGGTCGCGCGGCCGTGTACGCGGCCGCCCGATCCGGCGGGACCGCTCCGGCGCGGGCGCGGACGGTCCCGCCCGAGCGGGCCGGAGCCGGCCGGCGGCCGTACCGCCACCCGCACGTCCGTACCGCCGCCGCATCTCCGTACCGGCGCCGCACCGCGGAACCGGCGCCGGCACCGGTGGGTCGCCGGTGGGCTACGCTTGGTGGCCATGACGACCGGGACGGCATCGCGCCACACACGGATGGGTGACCCGGCCCTCCTCTGAGCGCCGCGCGGGCCGCTGCGGGCCCGCTGTTCGATCGAGGCTCCCCCGCCCCCGCGCGGGCTCCGCCTCCGTCGCGTTGATCACAGGCTCGGCACATCAACCGCGACAGGAGACCCCCCATGCCCGCCAAGACGCTGCGCGTTCCCACCCCGGACGGCCAGGCCGACGCCTTCGCCGCCTTCCCCGACGACGGCGAGCGGCACCCCTGGGTGCTGCTCTACACGGACCTCTTCGGGGTGCGGCCGGTGCTGGAGGAAAGGGCCCGCGAACTGGCCGAGCGCGGCTACTACGTGCTCGTCCCCAACCTCTTCTACCGGCACGGCCCGGCACCGGTGACCGAACTGCCCGCGTACATCGGGGAGGACGTGCGGCCGGCGATCGTCGACCGGCTGCTGCCCCTCGTCCAGGAGCACACCACCGACAGGGTCCTGCGGGACGCCGACGCCTACGTCGGCTTCCTCACCGCGCAGGCCGAGGTCAGCGCCGGACCGGGCGCCGTGGTCGGCTACTGCGTGGGCGCGCCCCTGGCGCTGCGCACCGCGGCGGCCCACCCCGACCAGGTGGCCGCCCTCGCCGGGTTCCACCCCGGCTTCATGGTGGTGAACGGGCCCGACAGCCCGCACCGCCTCATCCCCCGACTCGCCGCACGCGTCCACCTCGGGCTGTCCGAGGGCGGCGACATGGCGCCCGCGGCGGCCGCCGAACTCGATCGGGCGCTGGACGCCGCCGGGGTCGACTACACGATGGAGGTCTATCCCGACACCATCCACGGCTTCACCATGTCCGACACCGACGCCTTCAGCCCCACCGGACTTGAGCGCCACTGGGACCGCCTGCTGTCCCTCCTCGACACAGCCCTGGCTCACGGCTGAGGCACCGCGGCCGGTCCGCCCGTCCCCCGGCCGGGGGTCGGGCGGACCGGCCGCGTGCGCCGGGCCCGCGTGTCCCGGTCCCGCCCGCGCCGGCCGCACCCACGCCGACCACACCCGCGACGGCCGCCCTCACCCGTGGCCGAAGCGGAAGCCGACCCCGCGCACCGTGCGGATCCACGAGTAGCCGCCGAGCTTCCCCCGGAGGGAGCTCACGTGCGTGTCTATGGTGCGGCTCGCCTCGGACCAGTCGTCGTCCCACACCTCCGACATGAGCTGCCGGCGCGAGAAGATGGCGTCCGGCTTCGACGCCAGCAGGGCGAGCAGGTCGAACTCCTTGCGGGTGAGTTCCACCGCCCGGCCGTGCAGCGTGACCTCCCGGGTGGAGAGGTTGACCTGCAACGGGCCGCGGGTGACGACGGCCGCGGTCGGCCTGGCGTGCGCGCGGCGCATCACGGCCTGGATGCGCGCCAGCAGCTCCGAGAAGCCGTAGGGCTTGCCCAGGTAGTCGTCCAGCCCGGCCTGGAGCCCGATGACGCGGTCCATCTCGGTGTCGCGCTTGCTCACGGCGATGATCGGCACGTCGCAGTGGTCCCGGAGGCGCCGGGTGATCTCCAGCCCGTCGAGATCGCGCAGGTCGAGGTTGAGCACCACGAGATCCGCCTCCTTCGACGCCGACATCGCGTCGTACCCTTCGCCGACGGCCTGCACCTCGTATCCATGTCGACGCAGGTCGCGAGTAAGGACCTCGGCCGCTTCCGTGTCGTCCTCAACCAATAGCAGGCGCACCTAAACGCTCCCCGTTACGTCGTTCGCTGCAGGTGAGAATTCCGCTTCGATAAGCAAAACGGGTAACCGCATACACATAACAGAAGAAAAAGAAGGTATGGGCGTGGGAAGTAGTCGGACGTGGACGTTGTCAGTTCTTGACTAAAATTAACCCACTTCATCCGAGCCGTCAACTGCATTTACATTCCGTAAAGAATCAGCAAACCAGTCAACCATGCCGCACATTCGATGGTGCCACACCGCCACGCCATCCATGGGCCGACAATCCGGACGAAGGTCGCAGGCCCGTCCCAACGGAGCGGTTCCCCCAAAAGCCGACCGCGCCCCGAACCGGTCACCGGGGCCGCTCCGCAGAAATGCCCCCACCCCGCGGAACGACGTGCACCACCCGGATCGGAACGCCGACCGCGGCCTCCCCGACCGCGAACGGTGAACTTTCACGAACCGCCGCCACCAGATGTGAGACGGATCTCGTTTGACAGGCCCCCCGTATATCCCTCCGAGATCGCGAGCGGAGAAAATACTCAGTCGCGAGCCACGCTATCAAGCGGCAATCGAGTGGCAAGAAGTCGCAACCGGAATAGGTCAGGCGACGGAAACGGCATTTTGGCATAATCCACCGCATCACCGAAACGCCGGGCCCGAGCGAATCCGCCGCCGGTAGCACCGGTCGGCGGGAAAGTAAACAGTGCGACCAGCAGGCACAGGGAGCGGCGACCGGCCGGCACCGCTCCGGGCGGCCGTTGGCTGTGGTCTACACGTTCATCGGCGCCCCGCCGTGCGACCGATCGGCCGAAAATCGATCACGAAGCGTCCGAAATGCGAGGGAAGTCGATCGGATCCGGTCGATCGACATATGCAGGAAAACTCCATCAAGGAAACGCAAACTCTACTACAGAAAATCGACACCGGGCGAACATCCCACCCTTCGGAGTTCAACCCTCGACCTACAACACCCGCTCCGTCCGGGGGCGGGACGGCGAAACACGACACGTCGGAACGGGGTCGACCATGACGCACGACTCGGAGCGCACGGCACGAGTGGGCTGCGAAGGGGTGGTGTGCCGCGGCCGGAGCGGAGTGCCCGGGCAGGCGCGGGCACTCGCCCCGGCGGGGAGCCTGCTCTGCCCGGCCTGCGTCCTCCGCCTGACCGCCGATCTGCGGCGGATGCCCCGCCTGTACGACGAGTGCGCGCGGCTGCTCGGGGGCTCCGACCGTCCGCGCGAACGCACCTCCGGCGGCGGCTCGCCGACCGGACTCCCGTTCAACACCGCGGCGGCCGAAGCGCGTTCGGCGCTCGTCTCCCTCCTGCGCTCCTGGGCCCGGCTGGTCGTCGAGGAGCGGGTGGTCGCGCCGCCCCGGGACACCGTGGCCGGCGCCGTCGCGTTCCTGGTCCGGCACGTCGAATGGCTGGCCGCCCACGACGCCGCGGGCGAGCTGACCGAGGAGGTGGCGCGCGCGGTACGCCGGGCACGGCGGGTGACCGACCCCTCCCCCGGTCGGAGCGTACGCGTCGGGACCTGCGTGGTGGCGGAGTGCGGGGGCGGGCTGACGGCCGTGGCGCGCGGCGGGCGTGACGGCGCGGTGGTCGAGGTCCGCTGCGCCGCGGTCGCCTCGCACCGCTGGTCCGGCCGGGAGTGGATGGCGCTGGGCGGCGGCGCGGTGGCGGCGCCGCGGGAGGACGGCGGGGAGCCGGCGGAGCAACCGGGGTCGGTGGGACGACCAGGGCCGGCTGAGCAGCCGGAGCCGACGGGACCGCCGGAGCGGATTGCCGACCGGGCGCAGGCCGTGCAGTGGTTGAGCCCGCGGGACGTCTCCCTGCTGTGGGGGATTCCCTCCGGCAGCGTCTACCGCCGCGCCAGCGAGCAGAAGTGGCGGCGGCGCAGCGGCAAAGGCCGCACCTTCTACTGGAAGGAGGACGTCCTGCGGTCCGTCGGAGCCGACGGGGGCGACGGGGGCGACGGGGGCGAGGAATCCTGACGCTCCGGCAGAATCGCGCGGGCACGGCCTCCTGGCCGTGCCCGCTCTCGTCGGTGTCCGTTCTCGTCGGTGTCCGTTCTCGTCGGCGTCCGTTCTCGTGGGCGCCTGCTTCCGTCGCGCGTGCGACACGGAAGTCCGCCCGGGTTTCCCGTTTCCGGCGGGAACGCGGCCCCGGCACCGGGAAATCTGCAAGCGGGCGGGCGGCGTCGCATCCGCACTCCGGCCAGGGGGAACGGCCGGGGAACGCCGGGCGACTTGACCTTTCTCTGACATCGGCCTGTCGTTCCTTCGGGAAAGCTGAATTGACATCCCCGACTTCCCCGAAGAGGATGTTCACTATCTTCCTCAGCACTGTGCCGATCGGCCGGACGGAACACGTGCCGGGCCTTTTCCGGAATGCTCCGCACAGGCGGACCGCCGTGCCGTACCGGTGACTTCGGAAGCGGCGGGGAAGCGCACGCACGGAATTCGGTCGCCGCGGCGCCGGTTCGCCCGCCGCCTCGCCCGCAGATTGTTCCGCAGGTTGTTCCGCCCACGGATCGTCCCGCCCCGGGCTGTTTCGCCCGCCGGCCGTTCCGGCCGCCTTTTCGCAGCGGCGGACGCGTGCCCGGGCCGCCCGGAAAAGCCGTCACGACGTCGTCACGGCACGTGCCATCCCGTTCCGCCGTTCCGCGTTGCGCGGTCCCGCGACGGCAGGCACCCCGGATCCGACCGTAACGACAAGGAGATGTGGATGCACAGCACGTTGATCGTGGCCCGGATGGAAACCCACTCGGCCGCGGAGGTCGCGAAGCTGTTCGGCGCGTTCGACACCACGGAGATGCCGCACCGGATGGGAACCCGGCGCCGCCAACTCTTCTCGTACCGCGGCCTGTACTTCCATCTGCAGGACTTCGACGGCGAGGACGGCGGCGAACGCATCGAGGAGGCGAAGACCGACCCCCGGTTCGTCGCCATCAGCGACGACCTGAAGCCGCTCATCACCGCCTACGACCCGGCCACCTGGCGCTCCCCCGCCGACGCCATGGCGCACCGCTTCTACCACTGGGCCGCGCGGTGAGCGCGCCGCACGGCCGGCGGGTCGTCATCACCGGAATCGGCGTCACCGCGCCGCGGGGCGTGGGCGTCAAGGACTTCTGGAGCCTGCTGACCGACGGCCGCAGCGCCACCCGCCGGATCAGCTTCTTCGACCCGTCGCCCTTCCGCTCGCAGGTCGCCGCGGAGGTCGACTTCGACGCCGAACTCCTCGGGCTGAGCAGCCAGGAGATCCGACGGATGGACCGGGCCGCGCAGTTCGCCGTGGTGACGGCGCGCGAGGCGATGGCCGACAGCGGGCTGGACTTCGGCACCCTGGACCCGCACCGCACCGGCGTGACGATCGGCAGCGCGGTCGGCGCGACCACGGGGCTGGACGAGGAGTACCGCACGGTCAGCGACAGCGGCCGGCTCGACCTCGTGGACCACACCTACGCCGTCCCGCACCTCTACAACTACCTGGTGCCCAGCTCCTTCGCCGTCGAGGTGGCGTGGGCGGTGGGCGCCGAGGGCCCGGCCACGGTGGTCTCCACCGGCTGCACCTCCGGGCTGGACGCGGTGGGCTACGCCACCGAGCTGATCCGCGAGGGCTCGGCCGACGTGATGGTGGCCGGCGCGGCGGACGCCCCCATCTCACCGATCACCGTCGCCTGCTTCGACGCGATCAAGGCGACCACCCCGCGCAACGACGACCCGGAGCACGCCTCCCGCCCCTTCGACCGGACCCGGGACGGATTCGTCCTGGGCGAGGGATCGGCCGTCTTCGTCCTGGAGGAGCTGGACAGCGCCAGGCGCCGCGGCGCGCACATCTACGCCGAGGTCGCCGGCTACGCCACCCGGTCCAACGCCTTCCACATGACGGGCCTGCGCCCCGACGGGCGGGAGATGGCCGAGGCGATCCGCGTCGCCCTCGACGAGGCCCGGCTCGACCCGCACGACGTCGACTACGTCAACGCGCACGGCTCGGGCACCTACCAGAACGACCGGCACGAGACCGCCGCCCTCAAGCGCGGCCTGGGCACGCACGCCCACCGGGTGCCCGTCAGCTCGATCAAGTCGATGGTCGGCCACTCGCTGGGCGCGATCGGCTCGATCGAGATCGCGGCGAGCGCGCTCGCGATGGAGCACCACGTGGTGCCGCCGACCGCCAACCTGCACACGCCCGACCCCGAGTGCGACCTGGACTACGTGCCGTTGACGGCACGCGACTGGCGGACCGACGCCGTGCTCACGGTGGGCAGCGGCTTCGGCGGCTTCCAGAGCGCGATGGTGCTGGCCCGTCCCGGAAGGAGCGAGACATGAGCGGCGCCGGCGTCAGAACCGTGGTGACCGGCCTCGGCGTGGCCGCCCCCAACGGGTGCGGCGTGGAGGCGTACTGGGCCGCGGTCCGCAAGGGGACCAGCGGCATCGGCCGTGTCTCGCGGTTCGACCCCGCGCAGTACCCGGCGCGGCTGGCGGGCGAGATCACCGACTTCGTCGCCGAGGACCACCTGCCGGGGCGGCTGCTGCCGCAGACCGACCGGATGACCCGGATCGCCCTGGCCAGTGCCGACTGGGCACTCGCCGACGCGGGCGTCGATCCGCGGAACCTGCCCGAGTACGGCATGGGCGTCATCACGGCCAGTTCCTCGGGCGGTTTCGAGTTCGGCCAGCGGGAGCTGCGGGCGCTGTGGAGCAAGGGCGGCCGCCATGTGAGCGCCTACCAGTCCTTCGCCTGGTTCTACGCCGTCAACAGCGGCCAGATCTCGATCCGCAACGGCATGCGCGGCCCGAGCGGCGTGGTCGTCAGCGACCAGGCGGGCGGGCTCGACGCGCTCGCCCAGGCGCGCCGCCAGATCCGCAAGGGCAC encodes:
- a CDS encoding TerC family protein, with protein sequence MPDVPLWLWLAFAAVVIGSLAVDLLAHRDTHVIGFREAALWSGFWVGLAVVFAGLVFGVLGTTAGVEYTTAWLLEKSLSVDNLFVFALIFGYFKVPRPYQHRVLFFGVLGALVFRGIFLAAGVAVVTRFSAVLFVFAAILLYSVYKILRGEDEEFDPGRSLAVRLLGKVVPVREEYSGARFLVREAGRRVATPLLAVVVAIEAADLVFAVDSVPAVLAVSDDPFIVYSSNAFAILGLRALYFMLAGLLDRFHYLSKGLAVILAFIAVKLILQAAHKTISHSVPEIPSLVSLAVIVAVLAGSVVLSRLRPPPADPAGSRTDPGAEG
- a CDS encoding isocitrate lyase/PEP mutase family protein is translated as MKYGSKLREDIAAPGTTPLIGVYDMYSASLAAEHFDGMFVSGFGFAASYYGLPDIGFIAWPDMVAFVQRLRGAFPRHHLLVDIDDGYVDPEVACHVVEGLERIGASGVILEDQKRPRRCGHADGKQVLPLEEYLEKLEMVLATRRDLVVVARTDATEEEDILLRAERLAATDADVVLVDGVRSVEWMRRIRAAVGDKPLLFNQIAGGKSPRLSLGELTELGMDVAIYSTPCLFAAHAAMESALLELKATDGRLPAVDPAQGIGVAASTRLLERNIARHHPEPETVGA
- a CDS encoding dienelactone hydrolase family protein, with the protein product MPAKTLRVPTPDGQADAFAAFPDDGERHPWVLLYTDLFGVRPVLEERARELAERGYYVLVPNLFYRHGPAPVTELPAYIGEDVRPAIVDRLLPLVQEHTTDRVLRDADAYVGFLTAQAEVSAGPGAVVGYCVGAPLALRTAAAHPDQVAALAGFHPGFMVVNGPDSPHRLIPRLAARVHLGLSEGGDMAPAAAAELDRALDAAGVDYTMEVYPDTIHGFTMSDTDAFSPTGLERHWDRLLSLLDTALAHG
- a CDS encoding response regulator transcription factor, whose product is MRLLLVEDDTEAAEVLTRDLRRHGYEVQAVGEGYDAMSASKEADLVVLNLDLRDLDGLEITRRLRDHCDVPIIAVSKRDTEMDRVIGLQAGLDDYLGKPYGFSELLARIQAVMRRAHARPTAAVVTRGPLQVNLSTREVTLHGRAVELTRKEFDLLALLASKPDAIFSRRQLMSEVWDDDWSEASRTIDTHVSSLRGKLGGYSWIRTVRGVGFRFGHG
- a CDS encoding TcmI family type II polyketide cyclase, translating into MHSTLIVARMETHSAAEVAKLFGAFDTTEMPHRMGTRRRQLFSYRGLYFHLQDFDGEDGGERIEEAKTDPRFVAISDDLKPLITAYDPATWRSPADAMAHRFYHWAAR
- a CDS encoding beta-ketoacyl-[acyl-carrier-protein] synthase family protein, which encodes MSAPHGRRVVITGIGVTAPRGVGVKDFWSLLTDGRSATRRISFFDPSPFRSQVAAEVDFDAELLGLSSQEIRRMDRAAQFAVVTAREAMADSGLDFGTLDPHRTGVTIGSAVGATTGLDEEYRTVSDSGRLDLVDHTYAVPHLYNYLVPSSFAVEVAWAVGAEGPATVVSTGCTSGLDAVGYATELIREGSADVMVAGAADAPISPITVACFDAIKATTPRNDDPEHASRPFDRTRDGFVLGEGSAVFVLEELDSARRRGAHIYAEVAGYATRSNAFHMTGLRPDGREMAEAIRVALDEARLDPHDVDYVNAHGSGTYQNDRHETAALKRGLGTHAHRVPVSSIKSMVGHSLGAIGSIEIAASALAMEHHVVPPTANLHTPDPECDLDYVPLTARDWRTDAVLTVGSGFGGFQSAMVLARPGRSET